GTCAATGAATTTTACATTAATAAAGCTAATGGAGAAGTAGATGGTCCGTTTGGGGTATATCCACGCTATTCATTACAAAAAAATGATGTTTTAAAATTGATGACTGCAACTGGTGGCGGATATGGAAATCCATTAAAGCGTCCAACAGAACAAGTTGTAAACGATGTGAAAAATGAATATTACACTGTTGAAGAAGCAAAGTCTTTATTTGGCGTGGAAATTGACCCAACAACATTCGAATATCAAGAGTTGAATACTCGAAAGTCATTTGAAAAGACGACGCGAAATGGAAATTAAATTAGTACGGCTTAGATAATAGTGGTTTAAGGTATCTGAATCAAGTGCAACTTTTATATCCGCGAAGAGCAACATTGGACTATCAATTCGTGTGATGAATGATCTCAAATAGTCTGGACATTTATCAAAAAAAGTCAAATTGAGGATCAGTAGTAGAAAGGTCTAATCTTTCTACTACTATATTTATATTTTTATTCAGAAAATTCAACTATTAAATATCATAAAAAACAATAATGAATATAAAAGAATACAAATAAAAAGGAGTGTGTGTAATCAATGAGTGAAGTAAATGAAGGTAGCATCAAAAAAGATGAAGCATTGCAGGCCATACCAGATGACAAAAGACAACATTGGATCACTCCGGCTATGATTTTTGGTGGATTAGAGTTTACTATTCCTGTTTTAATGGTGGCAGCGACTTTAGTAGGCAGCTATGGTCTCAGCGAGATTTTCCTTATTTTAATTATTGCTCTATTTGGTATTCAATGGATTGGTAACGCCCTACAAGGTTATATTGGAGCAAAAACTGGGCGGGCTTCTTCGGTCATTGCACGCACCAGTTTTGGGGCAAAACAGGCACGATTTATTGTTGGTTTAACTATTTTCGTGGTGTCACTTGGCTGGTGGGCTGTACAGACCTCCGTTGCCGGAAATGCCATTTCCGCAATGTTGGGTGTTGATTATACATCTCAATGGGGCATGTGGGCATTGATTACAACAGTGGCTGGATTGCTATTTGCTGTACCATCAATTATTGGCTATAGTTCGATGAAATGGACGGATTATATTGCAGTCCCTGCTGGACTATTATTAGTTGCTGCTGGTATTTATTTTGCTTTAGATAGTAACGGAGTGGAATCAATAACTAGTTGGGATCCAGAGCCTACAATTGGAATTCTTGCAGCGATTAGTCTTATTATCGGTGCAAACGTTTCACAGTGGGTGATAGCGGCTGACTACACTCGCTATGCAAAGCCAACAATTAAAGATAATGCACT
This window of the Tuberibacillus sp. Marseille-P3662 genome carries:
- a CDS encoding purine-cytosine permease family protein, with protein sequence MSEVNEGSIKKDEALQAIPDDKRQHWITPAMIFGGLEFTIPVLMVAATLVGSYGLSEIFLILIIALFGIQWIGNALQGYIGAKTGRASSVIARTSFGAKQARFIVGLTIFVVSLGWWAVQTSVAGNAISAMLGVDYTSQWGMWALITTVAGLLFAVPSIIGYSSMKWTDYIAVPAGLLLVAAGIYFALDSNGVESITSWDPEPTIGILAAISLIIGANVSQWVIAADYTRYAKPTIKDNALIPTGIVLVGFPLFLVGAVMSVGVGDADIVNVMMNLGFPFWGFLILWFATWTSQLVNNYSMGLALSNMLNVNSNRGRALLTFGGTLLAIIVALAGILDYFMDFLNMTAIVYPAIAGIMMADFFFIRKQTWKDNHGWNWMATIAMVVGILVGYLTQYVIVFGIPAVQSLIVTGIVYYIAMKIKAQIAPDHFTHIINEDDRDVNQKQIDSRV